The following are from one region of the Amycolatopsis sp. QT-25 genome:
- a CDS encoding PASTA domain-containing protein has protein sequence MTRTDPTLVGTLLEGRYRVDKLLARGGMSSVYRGVDTRLDRQVAIKIMDPRFADDRSFVDRFEREARSAARLHHPHVVAVHDQGFDTPGGEESGRAFLIMELVDGGTLRELLAERGPLDIALALSITEPVLSALAAAHAAGLVHRDVKPENVLIGRGGTTLSGGVVKVADFGLVRAIASAGTTSSSVILGTVAYVSPEQVATGATTSRGDVYSAGILLYEMLTGRPPYTGDTALSVAYRHVNDDVPRPSELRPGLPPQLDELILRATRRDPEQRPADAAAFLAELNHLRIVLCVPAVPVPVPLPADADRETDAERTTPGIPVVPAANLGMATTVLTPAAEATMPVTGPRGTQALFREPPPPAQPPRTPPPRSEPTAEEQPGSRKRLYLMIAAAVVLLGGLIGAFAFILNDSGPSSASVPKLAGMNQAAAGDALRSAKLTPAYTEEYSDTAAQHTVIRSDPAAGTSLAPGATVNVVLSKGRPIVPDIQAGTSQQDAETAIKAAQLTPVQGEQEYSDIGKNKVIRVDPSPGSQLNIGGQVTIILSKGPEPLPPVPDVTGQSKDAAFQILQQAGFQPFQAGEEFSDQFTAGQVIRTDPKGGGKASNRRIGVFVSNAVEVPNVTFKRMEEAIQLLKQAGLEPDREGRGHGNGHGGGNGGFDFVLQQDPQPGTKVPKGTKVKLRGFG, from the coding sequence GTGACACGCACGGATCCCACTCTGGTGGGCACTCTGCTCGAGGGCCGCTACCGGGTGGACAAGCTGCTCGCACGCGGTGGGATGTCGTCGGTGTACCGAGGCGTCGACACCCGCCTGGACCGCCAGGTCGCCATCAAGATCATGGACCCGCGGTTCGCGGACGACCGGTCGTTCGTCGACCGCTTCGAGCGGGAAGCCCGCTCGGCGGCACGCTTGCACCACCCGCACGTGGTGGCGGTGCACGACCAGGGTTTCGACACCCCCGGCGGCGAGGAGTCCGGCCGCGCGTTCCTGATCATGGAACTCGTCGACGGCGGGACCCTGCGTGAGCTGCTCGCCGAACGCGGCCCGCTGGACATCGCGCTCGCGCTGAGCATCACCGAACCGGTGCTCTCCGCGCTGGCCGCCGCGCACGCCGCCGGTCTGGTGCACCGCGATGTCAAACCGGAGAACGTGCTCATCGGCCGCGGCGGCACCACGCTTTCGGGCGGCGTGGTCAAGGTGGCCGACTTCGGCCTGGTCCGCGCGATCGCCAGCGCGGGCACCACGAGTTCGAGCGTCATCCTCGGCACCGTCGCCTACGTCTCGCCCGAACAGGTCGCCACCGGCGCGACCACCTCCCGCGGTGACGTCTACTCGGCCGGGATCCTGCTGTACGAAATGCTCACCGGACGCCCGCCGTACACCGGCGACACCGCCCTTTCGGTGGCGTACCGGCACGTCAACGACGACGTCCCGCGCCCGAGCGAGCTGCGTCCGGGCCTCCCGCCGCAGCTGGACGAGCTGATTCTGCGCGCCACGCGCCGCGACCCCGAGCAGCGCCCGGCCGACGCCGCGGCGTTCCTCGCCGAGCTGAACCACCTGCGCATCGTCCTCTGCGTCCCGGCGGTCCCGGTGCCCGTGCCACTGCCCGCGGACGCCGACCGGGAGACCGACGCCGAACGCACGACTCCCGGCATCCCCGTCGTCCCGGCGGCGAACCTGGGCATGGCGACGACGGTGCTGACCCCGGCCGCCGAAGCGACCATGCCGGTCACCGGCCCGCGCGGAACGCAGGCGCTGTTCCGGGAACCGCCGCCGCCCGCCCAGCCGCCGCGCACCCCGCCTCCCCGGTCCGAACCGACCGCGGAGGAGCAGCCGGGTTCACGCAAGCGGCTGTACCTGATGATCGCGGCCGCGGTGGTGCTTCTCGGCGGCCTGATCGGCGCGTTCGCCTTCATACTCAACGACTCCGGTCCGAGTTCGGCGTCGGTGCCGAAACTGGCGGGGATGAACCAGGCCGCCGCCGGTGACGCGCTCCGGTCGGCGAAGTTGACCCCGGCCTACACCGAGGAGTACAGCGACACCGCCGCCCAGCACACGGTGATCCGGTCCGACCCCGCGGCGGGCACGTCGCTCGCCCCGGGCGCCACGGTCAACGTGGTGCTGTCGAAGGGCCGTCCGATCGTGCCGGACATCCAGGCGGGGACGAGCCAGCAAGACGCCGAGACCGCCATCAAGGCCGCGCAGCTGACCCCGGTCCAGGGCGAACAGGAATACAGTGACATCGGCAAGAACAAGGTGATCCGCGTCGACCCGAGCCCCGGTTCGCAACTGAACATCGGCGGGCAGGTCACGATCATCCTGTCGAAGGGCCCCGAACCGCTGCCGCCGGTCCCGGACGTCACGGGCCAGAGCAAGGACGCCGCCTTCCAGATCCTCCAGCAGGCCGGCTTCCAGCCGTTCCAGGCAGGCGAGGAGTTCTCCGACCAGTTCACCGCCGGCCAGGTGATCCGCACCGACCCGAAGGGCGGGGGGAAGGCGAGCAACCGCCGGATCGGGGTGTTCGTTTCGAACGCCGTCGAAGTGCCGAACGTGAC
- a CDS encoding Rv2175c family DNA-binding protein, translated as MSGIPVADDVLDADVAVLPLPEVANALNISANKVRQMLRDGHLIAVRRKGELYVPGAFLVKDGVVKGLAGTITVLADSGFSRTEMLRWLFATDESLPGSTPVNALRTSHGTEVKRRAQAMAF; from the coding sequence GTGAGTGGTATTCCCGTCGCCGACGACGTTCTCGACGCAGATGTGGCCGTTCTCCCGTTGCCGGAGGTCGCGAACGCGCTGAACATTTCGGCCAACAAGGTCCGTCAGATGCTGCGCGACGGTCATCTGATCGCCGTCCGGCGCAAGGGCGAGTTGTACGTCCCGGGCGCGTTCCTGGTGAAGGACGGCGTGGTCAAGGGCTTGGCAGGCACCATCACCGTGCTCGCGGACTCCGGTTTCAGCCGGACGGAGATGCTGCGCTGGCTCTTCGCCACGGACGAGAGCCTGCCGGGATCGACCCCGGTCAACGCGCTCCGCACCAGCCATGGCACCGAAGTCAAACGGCGCGCGCAGGCGATGGCGTTCTGA
- a CDS encoding MFS transporter — MRGRYSLAVYLTGATVARTGDELSGPALLLLGMSVDGSAATGSALLAGLTVAAAAGGPLLGALLDRSPRPGRLLAWALLAYAGGLGAVLALAELPAAIAVAVAAGLLNPALAGGWTAQLPKVRGRTPLPRASTLDAMTFTAASLAGPGLAGLVAAYAGAPAAVAVAITLVAAAFPAAWSLPAAEAKPATPIRRQLADGFAVLFRNRALLRATATSTVSFAGIGIAVVCYPLLGAQRLGNPGFGALLLTVLAAASLIANAALARRPPPPDRTVLASTVLLGASFLLAATGHDVVTLLIAAVVAGFAEGPQLSALFAIRHREAPARVRAQVFTTAASVKITGLAAGAAAAGPLSALSVTTALGAAAACQLLAAATFALVKVRTPSPARAV; from the coding sequence ATGAGAGGCCGTTACAGTCTCGCCGTCTACTTGACCGGCGCGACGGTCGCCAGAACCGGGGACGAACTGTCCGGACCGGCGTTGCTCCTGCTCGGCATGAGCGTCGACGGTTCGGCCGCCACCGGGTCCGCGCTGCTCGCGGGCCTGACGGTCGCCGCGGCGGCGGGCGGGCCGCTGCTCGGGGCACTGCTCGACCGCAGCCCCCGGCCCGGGCGGCTGCTCGCCTGGGCGCTGCTCGCCTACGCGGGCGGGCTCGGCGCGGTACTCGCCCTCGCCGAACTCCCCGCGGCGATCGCGGTGGCCGTCGCGGCCGGGCTGCTCAACCCGGCCTTGGCGGGCGGCTGGACGGCGCAGTTGCCGAAGGTCCGCGGCCGGACGCCGCTGCCGAGGGCGAGCACGCTGGACGCGATGACGTTCACCGCCGCGAGCCTCGCCGGGCCGGGACTCGCCGGGCTCGTGGCCGCGTACGCCGGCGCCCCGGCCGCGGTCGCCGTCGCGATCACGCTCGTCGCCGCCGCTTTTCCCGCCGCGTGGTCACTGCCCGCCGCCGAAGCGAAGCCCGCGACCCCGATCCGCCGACAACTCGCAGACGGCTTCGCGGTCCTCTTCCGCAACCGCGCGCTGCTGCGGGCCACCGCGACGTCCACGGTGTCCTTCGCCGGCATCGGGATCGCCGTGGTCTGCTACCCGCTGCTCGGCGCTCAACGGCTGGGGAATCCGGGCTTCGGCGCGCTTCTGCTCACCGTGCTGGCCGCCGCGTCACTGATCGCGAACGCCGCCCTCGCCCGCAGACCGCCGCCACCCGACCGCACCGTGCTCGCCAGCACCGTTTTGCTGGGCGCGAGTTTCCTGCTCGCGGCGACAGGCCACGACGTGGTGACCCTTCTGATCGCCGCCGTGGTCGCCGGATTCGCCGAAGGGCCGCAACTTTCGGCGCTTTTCGCCATCCGGCATCGCGAAGCGCCCGCGCGAGTGCGAGCTCAGGTGTTCACGACGGCGGCGAGCGTGAAGATCACCGGGCTCGCGGCGGGCGCGGCGGCCGCGGGACCGTTGAGCGCACTCTCCGTAACCACGGCGCTGGGTGCCGCGGCGGCGTGCCAGCTTCTCGCGGCCGCGACGTTCGCGCTGGTCAAAGTCAGAACGCCATCGCCTGCGCGCGCCGTTTGA
- a CDS encoding CGNR zinc finger domain-containing protein: protein MTSAQRDFLPGRSARAAAQRAVDLLEVLLAPEPSVASIRAVLEAHGETSVELAPSEVASLREAAVELREVFAARDAAEAAGSLNRLLARYAHPPRLTEHADGFGWHLHVDAADDGPWGAWLVTSSALALAVLLADRQAPPGGLCAASGCGKPFAHLGGGSPRRYCSTRCATRERVAAHRRQRS from the coding sequence ATGACTTCAGCGCAGCGGGATTTCCTGCCCGGCCGTTCGGCGCGGGCGGCGGCGCAGCGAGCGGTGGATCTGCTGGAGGTCCTGCTCGCACCGGAACCCTCGGTCGCGTCGATTCGTGCCGTACTCGAGGCGCACGGCGAGACCTCGGTCGAGTTGGCGCCTTCGGAGGTGGCGTCGTTGCGCGAGGCCGCTGTGGAACTGCGTGAGGTGTTCGCGGCGCGGGATGCCGCCGAGGCGGCCGGCTCACTCAACCGGCTGCTGGCTCGCTACGCGCATCCGCCGCGGCTGACCGAGCACGCGGACGGGTTCGGCTGGCATTTGCACGTGGACGCCGCCGACGACGGACCTTGGGGCGCGTGGCTGGTGACGTCGTCCGCGCTGGCGTTGGCGGTGTTGCTGGCGGACCGCCAGGCGCCACCGGGCGGACTGTGCGCGGCTTCGGGGTGCGGGAAGCCCTTCGCGCACCTGGGTGGGGGGAGTCCGCGGCGGTACTGCTCGACGCGATGTGCGACTCGGGAGCGGGTCGCCGCGCACCGGCGGCAGCGGTCTTGA
- a CDS encoding LLM class F420-dependent oxidoreductase codes for MTTAANRKIRIGVQLQPQHAEYKAIRRAASEAEDLGVDIVFNWDHFYPLYGDPDGLHYECWTMLGAWAESTSRVEIGALVTCNSYRNPELLADMARTVDNISGGRLILGIGSGWFEKDYDEYGYEFGTAGGRLDDLAEALPRIESRLGKLNPQPVRDIPVLIGGGGEKKTLRLVAKHADIWHGFGDPEVVERKVKILDQHCADVGRDPKEIERSVAVEGEPEELGPKLLELGVSLFTVATGGPDYNLDKLRSWIVWRDKQA; via the coding sequence ATGACCACTGCTGCGAACAGGAAGATCCGGATCGGTGTCCAGCTGCAACCGCAGCACGCCGAATACAAGGCCATCCGCCGGGCGGCTTCGGAGGCCGAAGACCTCGGCGTGGACATCGTCTTCAACTGGGACCACTTCTACCCGCTCTACGGTGACCCCGACGGTCTGCACTACGAGTGCTGGACCATGTTGGGCGCCTGGGCGGAGTCCACGTCGCGGGTCGAGATCGGCGCGTTGGTGACGTGCAACAGCTACCGCAACCCCGAACTGCTGGCCGACATGGCCCGCACCGTCGACAACATCTCCGGCGGGCGGCTGATCCTCGGGATCGGCTCCGGCTGGTTCGAGAAGGACTACGACGAGTACGGCTACGAGTTCGGCACCGCGGGCGGACGGCTCGACGACCTCGCCGAGGCACTCCCGCGGATCGAGAGCAGGCTCGGCAAGCTGAACCCGCAGCCGGTCCGGGACATCCCGGTGCTGATCGGTGGCGGCGGCGAGAAGAAGACCCTTCGCTTGGTCGCGAAGCACGCCGACATCTGGCACGGCTTCGGCGACCCGGAGGTCGTGGAACGCAAGGTCAAGATCCTCGACCAGCACTGCGCCGACGTGGGCCGGGACCCCAAGGAGATCGAGCGTTCGGTCGCCGTCGAGGGCGAGCCCGAGGAGCTGGGCCCGAAGCTGCTGGAGCTGGGTGTCTCGCTGTTCACCGTGGCGACCGGCGGGCCGGACTACAACCTCGACAAGCTGCGGTCCTGGATCGTTTGGCGGGACAAGCAGGCCTGA
- a CDS encoding phytoene/squalene synthase family protein codes for MNELDAAGITGPALRAAYTACRRINAHHGRTFFLATRLLPPRTRPFAHALYGFARMADELVDNPAPGTDPATALDEVAVMVARIFDGGTPADPVLTALADTVRRHDLDRALFDAFLRSMAMDLEITEYATYADLREYVHGSAEVIGLQMLPVFGTVVPLAEAEPGAAALGEAFQLTNFLRDIGEDLDRGRLYLPTEELAAFGVDRELLEGSRARGLPDRRVRRALAVAVARNRAVYRRARAGIPSLREESRDCVRTALVLYEGILDEIEALGHDVLNTRAVVPRRRRAAVALPKLLTSAWSNSRLKVRT; via the coding sequence ATGAACGAACTCGACGCCGCGGGCATCACCGGCCCGGCGTTGCGGGCCGCCTACACCGCCTGCCGCCGCATCAACGCGCACCACGGGCGCACCTTCTTCCTCGCCACCCGGCTGCTGCCACCGCGGACGCGGCCGTTCGCGCACGCGCTGTACGGCTTCGCGCGAATGGCGGACGAATTGGTCGACAATCCCGCGCCCGGCACCGATCCCGCGACCGCGCTGGACGAGGTCGCCGTCATGGTCGCGCGGATCTTCGACGGCGGCACACCGGCCGATCCGGTCCTGACCGCGCTCGCCGACACCGTGCGCCGCCACGACCTGGACCGCGCGTTGTTCGACGCGTTCCTGCGGTCCATGGCGATGGATCTCGAAATCACCGAGTACGCGACCTACGCCGACCTCCGGGAATACGTCCACGGTTCGGCCGAGGTGATCGGCTTGCAGATGCTGCCCGTCTTCGGCACCGTCGTCCCGCTCGCGGAAGCCGAACCCGGCGCCGCCGCGTTGGGCGAGGCCTTCCAGCTGACCAACTTCCTGCGCGACATCGGCGAGGACCTCGACCGCGGGCGGCTGTACCTGCCCACCGAAGAACTGGCCGCGTTCGGCGTCGACCGCGAACTGCTCGAAGGGTCGCGTGCCCGCGGCCTCCCGGACCGGCGGGTGCGGCGCGCGCTCGCGGTCGCCGTGGCGCGCAACCGGGCGGTGTACCGCCGCGCCCGGGCGGGCATCCCGTCGCTGCGCGAAGAATCCCGCGACTGCGTGCGGACGGCACTCGTGCTCTACGAAGGCATTCTCGACGAGATCGAGGCCCTCGGTCACGACGTGCTGAACACCCGCGCGGTCGTCCCCCGCCGTCGTCGCGCGGCCGTCGCCCTGCCGAAATTGCTGACGAGCGCGTGGAGCAACTCCAGGCTTAAGGTGCGAACATGA
- the crtI gene encoding phytoene desaturase family protein, whose amino-acid sequence MRTVTGPSDHVVVIGGGLAGLSATLHLLGAGRSVTLLEQDESPGGRVGQAEFGGNTVDTGASVLTMPELLDEAFSAVGESLSANLTLTRLDPAYRARFADDTTIAVHTEAAAMEAEIRAAAGPAEAEGYRRLRRWLTELYAVQKDHFIGANFDSPLDLVRPELAKLAVLGGFGRLGPKIGGFLRDDRVRRLFSFQSLYAGLDPARAIGAYGVISYMDTVGGVYYPSGGMGEIARAMANAAGRAGAEVRFGTEAAWLERVSSRVRAVRTRSGERIPCDTVVLATELGTAYRLLGARPRRPLPLRYSPSAVVLHGHAPKTWPYLGHHTIFFGQAWEKTFSEIIREGKLMSDPSLLVTRPTATEPGLAPGGDQVISVLAPAPNLRRGKIDWHRVGPAYREELLRTLEKRGLTGFADDFTVDETITPQGWAERGLTAGTPFSLAHTFAQTGPFRPGNLLRAVENVVLAGCGTIPGVGIPPVVISGRLAAGRVTGR is encoded by the coding sequence ATGCGCACCGTCACCGGTCCGAGTGACCACGTGGTGGTGATCGGTGGCGGACTCGCCGGGTTGTCGGCGACGCTGCACCTGCTCGGCGCCGGCCGCTCGGTGACCCTGCTGGAACAGGACGAGAGCCCCGGGGGCCGGGTGGGACAGGCGGAGTTCGGCGGCAACACCGTCGACACCGGCGCCAGTGTGCTGACCATGCCCGAACTGCTCGACGAGGCCTTTTCCGCGGTCGGCGAATCCCTGTCGGCCAACCTGACGCTGACCCGGCTCGACCCGGCCTACCGCGCGAGGTTCGCCGACGACACCACGATCGCCGTGCACACCGAGGCGGCGGCGATGGAGGCCGAGATCCGCGCGGCCGCCGGTCCCGCCGAAGCCGAGGGCTACCGACGGTTGCGGCGCTGGCTGACCGAGCTGTACGCGGTGCAGAAGGATCACTTCATCGGCGCGAACTTCGATTCCCCGCTCGATCTCGTACGCCCGGAGCTGGCGAAACTGGCAGTGTTGGGCGGTTTCGGCCGGCTCGGCCCGAAGATCGGCGGATTCCTGCGCGACGACCGCGTGCGCCGGCTCTTCTCCTTCCAGTCGCTCTACGCGGGACTCGACCCGGCGCGCGCGATCGGCGCGTACGGCGTCATTTCCTACATGGACACCGTCGGCGGGGTCTACTACCCGTCGGGCGGGATGGGCGAGATCGCGCGAGCGATGGCGAACGCGGCCGGCCGCGCCGGCGCTGAGGTGCGTTTCGGCACCGAAGCCGCTTGGCTGGAAAGGGTTTCCTCGCGAGTGCGCGCGGTACGGACCCGCTCGGGCGAGCGGATCCCTTGCGACACCGTGGTTCTCGCGACCGAACTCGGCACCGCGTACCGGCTGCTCGGCGCTCGCCCCCGGCGTCCGCTGCCGCTGCGGTACTCGCCGTCGGCCGTCGTACTGCACGGGCACGCGCCGAAGACGTGGCCGTACTTGGGCCACCACACCATTTTCTTCGGCCAAGCCTGGGAGAAGACGTTCTCGGAGATCATCCGCGAGGGCAAGCTGATGAGCGATCCTTCGCTGCTGGTGACCCGGCCGACCGCGACGGAACCGGGGCTGGCTCCCGGCGGCGACCAGGTGATCTCGGTCCTCGCCCCGGCGCCGAACCTGCGCCGCGGCAAGATCGACTGGCACCGGGTCGGCCCCGCCTATCGCGAGGAACTCCTGCGCACACTGGAGAAGCGCGGTCTGACCGGGTTCGCGGACGACTTCACCGTCGACGAGACGATCACCCCGCAGGGCTGGGCGGAACGCGGGCTCACCGCGGGCACCCCGTTCTCGCTCGCGCACACCTTCGCCCAGACCGGCCCGTTCCGGCCGGGAAACCTCCTGCGCGCGGTGGAAAACGTCGTACTGGCGGGTTGCGGGACCATCCCCGGCGTCGGCATCCCGCCGGTGGTGATCTCCGGCAGGCTGGCTGCGGGACGGGTCACCGGCCGATGA
- a CDS encoding polyprenyl synthetase family protein, translating to MDTSAYDADLPAHVERALAGFLERAGTEIRRTEPSVGAGIDALAEFVLGGGKRLRPTFAWWGWRGAGGDPAGPDVEGVLQAVASLELIQACALIHDDLIDSSDSRRGSPTVHIAGAKLHADSGWLGSPSTFGLATAVLVGDLALAWADDMFGEAPLPHAVLAAARPAWRAMRTEVLAGQYLDVRTQATGDASPEAALHICKLKTAAYTVQRPLHLGAALGGADDALIATLREFGDEVGVAFQLRDDLLGVFGDPSVTGKPAGDDLREGKRTLLVALGLQRAAGQGKDAAAKVISDAIGDAHLSEDAVEAVREALRDVGAVDAVERRIDELTDSAMAALDRAHLAEPAPAALTGLVVKATQRTY from the coding sequence ATGGACACATCCGCCTACGACGCCGATCTGCCCGCCCACGTCGAGCGGGCGCTGGCCGGCTTCCTCGAGCGCGCCGGGACCGAAATCCGCCGCACCGAGCCGAGCGTCGGGGCGGGGATCGACGCGCTGGCCGAATTCGTGCTCGGCGGCGGCAAACGTTTGCGGCCGACGTTCGCCTGGTGGGGCTGGCGCGGCGCGGGGGGCGATCCGGCCGGGCCGGACGTCGAAGGTGTCCTGCAGGCGGTCGCGAGCCTGGAGCTGATCCAGGCGTGCGCGCTGATCCACGACGACCTCATCGACTCCTCCGATTCGCGCCGCGGTTCACCGACCGTGCACATCGCGGGCGCGAAGCTCCACGCCGACAGCGGCTGGCTCGGTTCGCCGAGCACGTTCGGCCTCGCGACCGCGGTCCTGGTCGGCGACCTCGCGCTGGCCTGGGCCGACGACATGTTCGGCGAAGCCCCGCTTCCGCACGCGGTCCTCGCGGCGGCACGGCCGGCGTGGCGCGCGATGCGTACCGAAGTACTCGCCGGGCAGTACCTCGACGTCCGCACCCAGGCCACCGGCGACGCCTCCCCCGAGGCGGCACTGCACATCTGCAAGCTCAAGACGGCCGCGTACACCGTCCAGCGCCCGCTGCACCTCGGTGCCGCGCTCGGCGGCGCCGACGACGCCCTGATCGCGACGCTGCGCGAATTCGGCGACGAGGTCGGCGTGGCGTTCCAGCTGCGGGACGACCTGCTCGGGGTGTTCGGCGACCCGTCGGTCACCGGCAAACCCGCGGGCGACGACCTGCGGGAGGGCAAGCGCACGCTGCTGGTCGCGCTCGGTCTCCAGCGCGCGGCCGGGCAGGGCAAGGACGCGGCGGCGAAGGTCATTTCCGACGCCATCGGTGACGCCCACCTGTCCGAAGACGCCGTCGAGGCCGTGCGCGAAGCACTGCGAGACGTCGGTGCGGTCGACGCGGTGGAACGCCGCATCGACGAGCTGACCGATTCCGCGATGGCGGCGCTCGACCGCGCACACCTGGCCGAGCCCGCCCCCGCCGCGCTGACCGGGCTGGTCGTCAAGGCGACCCAGCGGACGTACTGA
- a CDS encoding CGNR zinc finger domain-containing protein, with product MDGHWDGYDSIGGSMPLDLVNTVSWRRDPARREDRLSAPERLSEWVVVVGAGTERLEISEAVLKTVKAFRETLYRVLVSDPPDVTALRKPLIEAYRHASLPSSLPLRWEVPLTNGDALPHFLALAAEDLLRTGDLARIRECEGPGCGWIFTDHTRNRSRRWCSSSDCGNRARAKRHYAKTRN from the coding sequence GTGGACGGCCATTGGGACGGGTACGACAGCATCGGCGGGAGCATGCCGTTAGACCTGGTCAACACCGTTTCCTGGCGGCGTGATCCGGCCCGGCGGGAAGACCGGCTTTCGGCTCCGGAACGGCTGTCCGAGTGGGTCGTCGTGGTCGGCGCGGGCACCGAACGGCTGGAGATCTCCGAGGCCGTCTTGAAGACGGTGAAGGCCTTTCGCGAGACGCTGTATCGCGTGCTCGTGTCGGATCCGCCGGACGTCACGGCGCTGCGAAAACCCTTGATCGAGGCCTATCGGCACGCCTCGCTGCCGTCGTCCTTGCCACTGCGGTGGGAGGTGCCGCTGACGAACGGCGACGCGCTGCCGCACTTCCTTGCGCTGGCGGCCGAGGACCTGCTCCGGACCGGGGATCTGGCGCGGATCCGGGAGTGCGAAGGGCCGGGCTGCGGCTGGATCTTCACCGACCACACGCGCAACCGTTCCCGACGCTGGTGCAGTTCGTCGGACTGCGGCAACCGGGCGCGAGCGAAACGGCACTACGCCAAAACCCGCAATTAG
- a CDS encoding AzlC family ABC transporter permease: MTTLRRNYLAGARVGLGLGVATFVLGVTFGAYSQNLGWGIAAPIAASILVFSGSAQFAMATALAGGGNIAVAVGAAALINARFLPMGAAVAADLRGGRLRRAWEGQAVVDGSWVAAHLGEGRFDREKLIGCTLVQLPAWVLGTVLGVLAAPPPDVVARFGLDVVFPGFFLVLLIDELRRSRQAVRTAALAACLAGILVLFVPVGLALIGASAAALLGLGVRR; the protein is encoded by the coding sequence ATGACAACACTCCGGCGAAACTACCTGGCCGGCGCCCGTGTCGGGCTCGGGCTGGGCGTCGCGACCTTCGTCCTCGGCGTCACTTTCGGCGCCTACAGCCAGAACCTGGGCTGGGGGATCGCGGCCCCGATCGCCGCGTCGATCCTCGTGTTCTCCGGCTCGGCCCAGTTCGCGATGGCCACCGCGCTCGCGGGCGGCGGCAACATCGCCGTCGCGGTCGGCGCGGCGGCCCTCATCAACGCCCGGTTCCTGCCGATGGGTGCCGCCGTCGCCGCGGATCTGCGCGGAGGACGGTTGCGCCGCGCGTGGGAGGGCCAGGCCGTCGTCGACGGTTCGTGGGTGGCGGCCCACCTCGGCGAGGGGCGCTTCGACCGCGAGAAACTCATCGGCTGCACCCTCGTCCAGCTGCCCGCGTGGGTGCTGGGGACGGTGCTCGGCGTCCTGGCCGCGCCACCGCCGGACGTCGTCGCGCGGTTCGGGCTCGACGTCGTGTTCCCCGGGTTTTTCCTGGTCCTGCTCATCGACGAACTGCGCCGTTCGCGCCAGGCGGTCCGGACCGCGGCGCTCGCCGCCTGCCTCGCCGGGATCCTGGTGCTGTTCGTCCCCGTCGGGCTCGCGCTGATCGGCGCGTCCGCCGCCGCGCTGCTGGGCCTGGGGGTGCGGCGATGA
- a CDS encoding AzlD domain-containing protein has product MTLWIAIVAVALVSIGFKAAGPVLLGDRTLPPRLAGVIALLAPALLAGLVLTDVTGPAWSGVDWTLCAGLAAIAVTYVLRAPVLAAILCGVVVTAVLRFLV; this is encoded by the coding sequence ATGACGCTCTGGATCGCCATCGTCGCCGTCGCGCTGGTCAGCATCGGGTTCAAGGCGGCGGGCCCGGTCCTGCTCGGCGACCGGACACTGCCGCCGCGCCTGGCCGGCGTGATCGCGTTGCTGGCGCCCGCGCTGCTGGCCGGGCTCGTGCTGACCGACGTGACCGGCCCGGCCTGGTCCGGGGTCGACTGGACGCTGTGCGCGGGACTCGCCGCGATCGCGGTGACCTACGTGCTGCGTGCGCCGGTGCTGGCCGCGATCCTCTGCGGGGTCGTCGTCACCGCGGTGCTCCGGTTCCTGGTCTAG
- the merB gene encoding organomercurial lyase yields the protein MSAETDTSWDEDVRVAVYRAFAEHGRPPTAPELADAAHGSLAVAKQALHRLAEQRHLVLDDCEHVVLAHPFAAIPLGFSVMGERTLWWGGCAWDAFAIPQLVKTEPEVLVSTRCQGCGEPRALLVNDRVPPKGDLVAHFLVPAARMWDDVVRTCGNQRLFCDESCVDEWLTETGQHKGYVMDLATLWRLAAGWYDGRLDHGYTRRDPAAAAAYFTQAGLSGPFWA from the coding sequence ATGAGCGCCGAAACCGACACCAGCTGGGACGAGGACGTCCGCGTCGCGGTCTACCGCGCGTTCGCCGAACACGGGAGGCCGCCGACGGCGCCGGAACTGGCCGACGCCGCCCACGGATCGCTCGCGGTGGCGAAACAGGCACTGCACCGGCTCGCGGAGCAGCGGCATCTCGTGCTCGACGACTGCGAACACGTCGTGCTGGCACACCCGTTCGCGGCGATCCCGCTGGGTTTCTCGGTGATGGGTGAACGGACGCTGTGGTGGGGCGGTTGCGCGTGGGACGCGTTCGCGATTCCGCAGCTGGTCAAGACCGAACCCGAGGTACTGGTGTCCACGCGCTGCCAGGGCTGCGGCGAACCGCGGGCCCTGCTGGTGAACGACCGGGTCCCGCCGAAGGGTGATCTGGTCGCGCATTTCCTGGTGCCGGCCGCCCGGATGTGGGACGACGTGGTGCGCACCTGCGGGAATCAGCGCCTGTTCTGCGACGAATCCTGTGTGGACGAGTGGCTGACGGAGACGGGACAGCACAAGGGGTACGTCATGGACCTGGCGACGTTGTGGCGGCTCGCGGCGGGCTGGTACGACGGCAGGCTCGACCACGGCTACACCCGCCGGGATCCGGCCGCCGCGGCCGCGTACTTCACCCAGGCCGGGCTGAGCGGACCGTTCTGGGCCTAG